The following are from one region of the Platichthys flesus chromosome 2, fPlaFle2.1, whole genome shotgun sequence genome:
- the eif6 gene encoding eukaryotic translation initiation factor 6, producing the protein MAVRASFEKNNEIGCFAKLTNTYCLVAIGGSENFYSVFEGELSETIPVVHASIAGCRIIGRMCVGNRHGLLVPSNTTDQELQHIRNSLPEAVKIQRVEERLSALGNVIACNDYVALVHPDLDRETEEILADTLKVEVFRQTVAEQVLVGSYCAFSNQGGLVHPKTTIEDQDELSSLLQVPLVAGTVNRGSEVIAAGMVVNDWCAFCGLDTTSTELSVIESVFRLSDSAQPSAIATSMRDSLIDSMA; encoded by the exons ATGGCCGTCAGAGCTTCGTTCGAGAAGAACAATGAGATCGGCTGCTTCGCCAAACTCACCAACACCTACTGCCTGGTGGCGATAGGAGGCTCCGAGAACTTCTACAG TGTGTTTGAAGGGGAGCTGTCAGAAACCATCCCGGTGGTTCACGCCTCCATCGCAGGTTGTCGCATCATCGggagaatgtgtgtgg GGAACCGTCACGGCCTCCTGGTGCCGAGCAACACCACGGACCAGGAGCTGCAGCACATCAGAAACAGTTTGCCTGAAGCCGTGAAGATCCAGCGAGTGGAGGAGCGGCTGTCGGCCCTCGGGAACGTCATCGCCTGCAACGACTACGTGGCGCTGGTCCACCCGGACCTGGACCGG GAGACGGAGGAGATCCTGGCCGACACCCTGAAGGTGGAGGTGTTCCGTCAGACGGTGGCCGAGCAGGTCCTGGTCGGCTCCTACTGTGCGTTCAGCAACCAGGGAGGCCTGGTCCACCCGAAGACCACGATAGAAGATCAGGACGAGCTGTCCTCTCTGCTCCAAGTCCCCCTGGTG GCCGGCACGGTGAACCGGGGCAGCGAGGTGATCGCTGCTGGGATGGTGGTGAACGACTGGTGTGCGTTCTGCGGACTGGACACCACCAGCACCGAGCTGTCCGTCATCGAGAGCGTGTTCCGACTCAGCGACTCGGCTCAGCCCTCGGCCATCGCCACCAGCATGAGGGACTCGCTCATCGACAG
- the mmp24 gene encoding matrix metalloproteinase-24, giving the protein MQSAVAAMQRFYGIPVTGVLDETTIEWMRRPRCGVPDHPHTSRRQRNKRYALTGQKWRDKKISYSISNFTPKVGEKDTQRAIRQAFTVWQTVTPLSFQEVPYSEIKNEGKEADIMIFFASGFHGDSSPFDGEGGFLAHAYFPGAGIGGDTHFDSDEPWTLGNANNDGNDLFLVAVHELGHALGLEHSNDPSAIMAPFYQYMDTHNFKLPLDDLQGIQKIYGIPTAMLEPTRPLPTLPSRRTHSTSERKHDRHSRPARPPGDRPALPGNGKPNICDGDFNTVAFFRREMFVFKDRWFWRLRNNKVQEGYPMQIDQFWKGLPPRIDAAYERSDGKFVFFKGDKYWVFKEVTAEPGYPHGLVELGSCLPKDGIDTALRWEPVGKTYFFKGDQYWRYNEEKRTADPGYPKPITVWKGIPDAPQGAFISREGYYTYFYKGKEYWKFDNQKLTVEPGYPKSILRDWMGCDQSDMERSGGSGNRGDRQLPLDDVDIMVTINDVPSTVNAIAVVIPCVLSLCILVLVYTIFQFKNKGVQQNTLAQHYYKYPVQEWV; this is encoded by the exons ATGCAGTCGGCTGTGGCCGCCATGCAGCGCTTCTATGGGATTCCTGTGACGGGCGTCCTGGATGAGACGACCATAGA gtggatGAGGAGACCTCGCTGTGGCGTCCCAGATCATCCTCACACCAGCCGCCGACAGAGGAACAAACGCTACGCCCTGACGGGACAGAAATGGAGAGACAAGAAGATCTCGTACAG CATATCCAACTTCACCCCCAAAGTGGGCGAGAAGGACACGCAGAGAGCGATCCGACAAGCCTTCACCGTGTGGCAGACGGTCACTCCACTGTCCTTCCAG GAGGTGCCGTACTCGGAGATCAAGAACGAGGGGAAGGAGGCGGACATCATGATCTTCTTTGCCTCCGGTTTCCATGGTGACAGCTCTCCGTTTGACGGAGAGGGGGGGTTCCTTGCCCACGCCTATTTCCCTGGCGCTGGCATcggaggagacacacactttgactctGATGAGCCCTGGACGCTGGGCAACGCCAACAACGACG gtaATGACTTGTTCCTGGTGGCGGTGCACGAGTTGGGTCACGCGTTGGGTCTGGAGCACTCCAACGATCCCAGTGCCATCATGGCTCCTTTCTACCAGTACATGGACACGCACAACTTCAAGCTGCCTCTGGATGACCTGCAGGGGATTCAGAAAATCTACG GTATCCCCACAGCCATGCTGGAACCCACCAGGCCGCTGCCCACTTTACCTTCTCGACGCACACACTCCACCTCCGAGCGCAAGCACGACCGCCATTCCCGTCCGGCGCGCCCCCCCGGGGACCGGCCGGCGCTGCCTGGAAACGGCAAACCCAACATCTGTGACGGCGACTTCAACACCGTGGCCTTCTTCAGACgggagatgtttgtgttcaag GACCGCTGGTTTTGGCGCCTGAGGAACAACAAGGTGCAGGAGGGCTACCCCATGCAGATCGATCAGTTCTGGAAAGGCCTGCCCCCCCGCATCGACGCCGCCTACGAGAGATCTGACGGAAAGTTCGTCTTCTTCAAAG GTGATAAGTACTGGGTGTTTAAGGAGGTCACGGCCGAGCCGGGTTACCCTCACGGCCTGGTGGAGCTGGGCAGCTGCCTCCCGAAGGACGGCATCGACACGGCGCTGCGCTGGGAGCCGGTGGGGAAGACCTACTTCTTCAAAGGGGACCAGTACTGGCGCTACAACGAGGAGAAGCGCACCGCTGACCCCGGGTACCCCAAACCCATCACTGTGTGGAAGGGAATACCGGACGCTCCGCAGGGGGCCTTCATCAGCAGAGAAGGCT ACTACACATACTTCTACAAGGGGAAGGAGTACTGGAAGTTCGACAACCAGAAGCTGACGGTAGAACCTGGATATCCAAAGTCGATCTTACGCGACTGGATGGGCTGCGACCAGTCCGACATGGAGCGCTCCGGCGGCAGCGGGAACCGGGGGGACCGCCAGCTGCCCCTGGACGACGTGGACATCATGGTGACCATCAACGACGTCCCGTCCACGGTCAACGCCATCGCCGTGGTGATCCCCTGCGTCCTGTCGCTGTGCATCCTGGTGCTGGTGTACACGATTTTCCAGTTCAAAAACAAAGGAGTGCAGCAGAACACCCTGGCACAGCACTACTACAAATACCCCGTTCAGGAGTGGGTATGA